The Virgibacillus sp. SK37 region ATTATGCTCGTCAAGTGTAATAATATTAGCATTTATAATAATTAGATTAGGCGTAATCATGATGCTCCCTCCTTAAAATCGGTGTCATTCGTTATATTTGCAGATGCTAAGTCTTCCCAGAAGACAGCTTTTATCTGTTCAGTATCATCATGCTTTGTGATTAAACTTACTATTATTAAACTTATTAGAGAAACAAGGAAGCCAAAAACAGTATGGTCTATTTGAAGGTCTAGAAAAGGCCAAATACTTGTAGCTATTAAAGCAAGGAACATACTAGTTAAAACACCAATTTTGGTAACTCTTCTCCAGAACATAATAGCGAGAAAAGGAAAAATAAGCACAGTTGCAGAGAGTCTTAATGCCCACTGGTAAGCAGTTACTATATCTGTTAATAAGTAAGCTACAATTAAACCTAGAACAGAGATGATTATGACAGAAAGCCTGGAAGACAGCATAAGTTGCTTTTGATTAGCATCTTTTCTCATTAGACGCTGGTATAAATCTCTCGTTAAGTTTGAACTACCCTGTAATATGAATGATGTTGAGCCTGTCATTAGTGCAGCTAGAAGGCCGATTAGAACAATTCCACCAATTGCAGGAGTTAATAGTTCAGCAGTTACATAGGAAAATAGTAAATCAGGATCCATATCTAAAGGGACATATTGCCGAGCAATCAATCCAATAGTAAATGGCAGAACTGATATTGCGCCAGCAATGACAAACCCAGTAGCACCTGCTCTTTTTGCCACTTTTTCACTTTTTGATGCAAAAATTCGTTGCCAGGTTGATTGCCACACAAGATAAAATGGGGCTACTGACAATGCATATAAGAGGACTTCCCCAATACCAAATGGGCCTACAACTGATAGGTACTCTGGGGCAGTATTATTTGCGATTTCCCCAAAACCTCCAGCATAAACAATACTAGTAATAAATAATATGACAATACCAACAATTACTATGATGGACTGTATTGCATCTGTAATAATGGTTGCAGGCAATCCACCTAATATTGTAAAGCCAAGAATTAAAACAAAGGAAAGTGCTATCCCCCATTTTGCTTCTAAACCGAGTCCAATTTTAAATATAGTAGACATACCAACAATTTGTAATGCCAGGGTTGGAACAGAATAAATAAAAGCCGATAGTACAGAAGGTATTATTCCAGATTTCCCTCCAAATCGTTCTCCAAACAAATCAGCTAATGTGTATAACTTCTGTCTTCTTAAGGGTGCAGCAAACAGTAGAATTAATAAAAGACAGAAACCGATTCCCGGTAAAGCAAACTTGAAGAAACCTGATATTCCCACTGTGAACCCCATGCCTACCCAACCGATAAACACAGCAGCCCCACACCAAGTACTGATTATGGTTCCAACAATTGACCAATAACCCATATTCCATCCGCCAATCAAGTAATCATCATAGGTTTTCACCTTAAAAAAATAATAAAAACCCATACTAAACATAAAGATAAAATAAATGACCATATAAGCTAAATACCAACCCATAATGTGTTTCCTCCTAATTTTTTGTTTAGGAAAGCGCTTTCTAAAATAAATACCTCATCTTCTACTAACTTCATAATTTTGATTAGTTTCTATTTAACCAAAGTATTATTAATATAGCAATAATAATGTGAATATTTAAGTTATTTGGGAATTTTATTAGGTAGATAATAATTTTCAATAAAGTAGTGATTAGTTTTTGAATATTTTCGTTTGATACTTATCGATATCTATAAAAATGATCTTCCACTATCGTTTTGTCTATATGGACTGTGGGGGCCGATATATCCTGGTACAACTAAAAAAAGCCACAGAATCCATAATAAATTCTGCAGCTTTTTCAGCTTAACCCATTAAATCAATCAATTGCGCCCAAAACATCGAGCAACACTGTCTTAAACTTCTCTCGATCAACTGCTTCACACACGCGTACATTTGGCTTATTTCCGCTTCGATTATTAATATCAACAAGACTGTAGCCACGTGTCAGTTTCCCCTGTGTTTCCACTTCGACATAGTAATCCGTTGCCTTCGTCATAATGCTTTCATCTGCGGCGATGGCTGCAAGCAATGTATCTGGATGGGTAGTCCCTGGCAGACGATGAACTTCCTTGTTAAATTTCATTACTACCTGATTAATATCCATAAAAAATTGCGAGCCTTTTGTGGCAAGTTTTCTAATATCCTCATGATCTGCATCATCCATAATCGAATAATTCACGCACATATCCCATCCTACCATCGTAAGCGGGATGCCGGATTGTAGGACAATATTGGCTGCCTCAGGATCAACGTAAAAGTTATACTCCGCTGCTGCCGTAATGTTTCCTAAGTAATTGTTTGTACCACCCATAATGTAAATATGAGGGATATCCTTGATAATAGATGGTTCCTTTTTAATTGCCATTGCAATATTCGTTAAAGGAGCGATCGCCAATAATTCAATCTCTCCGGGATTTTTCTTCACTGTATCGATAATAAAATCGATGGCATGGCCAGCTTCAGGAAGCTGTTTTGCTTTTTCAAAAAAAGCATCTCCCATTCCATCCTTACCGTGCACATCCTCTACTGTGCGATGCTGATGCATGCCTGTAGCGTTGAGTGGTCTTTCTAGTCCCTTATAGACAGGAACATAGCTCTCTGGATTGGCGACTTGAATCGTATAAAGCGCATTTTCTACCTCTTGATCAAAATCAACATTGCCAGCCGTAATCGTTACACCCTCCACCTGAAAATGATGGAGTGTAGTTAATAGGGCGATTGTGTCATCCCCTGCTGTATCTGTATCGATAATTACACGTCTCAATTTATCCACCTCTTTGTTCATTTTACAAAACTACTTCTTACAATTGCCTGCAACAAAATTCTGGATCAACTCAAGCTGTTCGTCTGTCGGTTCGCTCTTTCTAGCTAGCTTAAAAGCTTCCACTGCTTTTTCGAGTA contains the following coding sequences:
- a CDS encoding sodium:solute symporter, translated to MGWYLAYMVIYFIFMFSMGFYYFFKVKTYDDYLIGGWNMGYWSIVGTIISTWCGAAVFIGWVGMGFTVGISGFFKFALPGIGFCLLLILLFAAPLRRQKLYTLADLFGERFGGKSGIIPSVLSAFIYSVPTLALQIVGMSTIFKIGLGLEAKWGIALSFVLILGFTILGGLPATIITDAIQSIIVIVGIVILFITSIVYAGGFGEIANNTAPEYLSVVGPFGIGEVLLYALSVAPFYLVWQSTWQRIFASKSEKVAKRAGATGFVIAGAISVLPFTIGLIARQYVPLDMDPDLLFSYVTAELLTPAIGGIVLIGLLAALMTGSTSFILQGSSNLTRDLYQRLMRKDANQKQLMLSSRLSVIIISVLGLIVAYLLTDIVTAYQWALRLSATVLIFPFLAIMFWRRVTKIGVLTSMFLALIATSIWPFLDLQIDHTVFGFLVSLISLIIVSLITKHDDTEQIKAVFWEDLASANITNDTDFKEGAS
- a CDS encoding nucleoside hydrolase → MRRVIIDTDTAGDDTIALLTTLHHFQVEGVTITAGNVDFDQEVENALYTIQVANPESYVPVYKGLERPLNATGMHQHRTVEDVHGKDGMGDAFFEKAKQLPEAGHAIDFIIDTVKKNPGEIELLAIAPLTNIAMAIKKEPSIIKDIPHIYIMGGTNNYLGNITAAAEYNFYVDPEAANIVLQSGIPLTMVGWDMCVNYSIMDDADHEDIRKLATKGSQFFMDINQVVMKFNKEVHRLPGTTHPDTLLAAIAADESIMTKATDYYVEVETQGKLTRGYSLVDINNRSGNKPNVRVCEAVDREKFKTVLLDVLGAID